In one window of Zhihengliuella sp. ISTPL4 DNA:
- the aspS gene encoding aspartate--tRNA ligase yields MLRTHSAGSLRAENIGQTVTLTGWVDRRRDHGGVAFIDLRDASGIAQVVIRDEEIAHPLRNEFVLKVTGEVSQRPEGNANPNLPSGEIEVIAADVEVLNESAPLPFQVSTALADTETVGEEARLKYRYLDLRRPAAASALRLRSDVYKAIRDVLHAEDFTEVETPTLTRSTPEGARDFVVPARLHPGSWYALPQSPQLFKQLLMVGGVEKYFQIARCYRDEDFRADRQPEFTQLDIEMSFVDQEDVIALMEALVVAMWKTIGVEVQTPLPRMTYADAMAKYGSDKPDLRFGLELVEATDYFKDTPFRVFQAEYVGAVRMPGGASQPRKQLDAWQDWAKQRGARGLAYVLFNEDGTLGGPAAKNLSEAEQAGLAEFVGAEAGDCVFFAAGATKESRALLGAARVEIGRRLGYLNPDEFAFTWVVDAPMFEPAADAVASGDVAVGAGAWTAVHHAFTGPKPEFEDTFDTDPGSALAYAYDIVCNGSELGGGSIRIHREDIQKRVFEVMGISDEVAQEQFGFLLDAFKFGAPPHGGIALGMDRVLQHLTKTESIRDVIAFPKSGNGFDPLTSAPAPITPEQRAEAGVDFTPEDEA; encoded by the coding sequence GTGCTGCGCACCCACTCCGCAGGCTCCCTGCGCGCCGAGAACATCGGTCAGACCGTCACCCTCACCGGGTGGGTCGATCGTCGTCGTGACCACGGAGGCGTCGCGTTCATCGATCTGCGGGACGCGTCGGGCATCGCCCAGGTCGTCATCCGCGACGAGGAGATCGCCCACCCGCTGCGCAACGAGTTCGTCCTCAAGGTCACCGGCGAGGTGTCGCAGCGCCCCGAGGGCAACGCGAACCCGAACCTGCCCTCCGGCGAGATCGAGGTCATCGCGGCCGACGTCGAGGTCCTGAACGAGTCGGCACCGCTGCCGTTCCAGGTCTCGACGGCTCTGGCCGACACCGAGACCGTCGGCGAGGAGGCACGCCTGAAGTACCGCTATCTCGACCTCCGCCGCCCGGCCGCCGCCTCCGCGCTGCGCCTGCGGTCCGACGTCTACAAGGCGATCCGCGACGTGCTGCACGCCGAGGACTTCACCGAGGTCGAGACCCCGACCCTCACCCGTTCCACGCCGGAGGGCGCCCGCGACTTCGTCGTCCCGGCCCGCCTGCACCCGGGCAGCTGGTACGCCCTGCCCCAGTCCCCGCAGCTATTCAAGCAGCTGCTCATGGTGGGCGGCGTGGAGAAGTACTTCCAGATCGCCCGCTGCTACCGCGACGAGGACTTCCGTGCCGACCGCCAGCCGGAGTTCACGCAGCTCGACATCGAGATGAGCTTCGTCGACCAGGAGGACGTGATCGCCCTCATGGAGGCGCTCGTCGTGGCGATGTGGAAGACCATCGGCGTCGAGGTGCAGACCCCGCTGCCGCGGATGACCTACGCCGATGCCATGGCGAAGTACGGCTCCGACAAGCCCGACCTCCGCTTCGGACTCGAGCTCGTCGAAGCGACCGACTACTTCAAGGACACCCCGTTCCGCGTGTTCCAGGCCGAGTACGTCGGCGCCGTGCGCATGCCCGGCGGTGCGAGCCAGCCGCGCAAGCAGCTCGACGCGTGGCAGGACTGGGCCAAGCAGCGCGGCGCACGGGGCCTCGCCTACGTCCTGTTCAACGAGGACGGCACCCTGGGCGGTCCCGCCGCGAAGAACCTGTCCGAGGCCGAGCAGGCGGGTCTGGCGGAGTTCGTCGGCGCGGAGGCGGGCGACTGCGTGTTCTTCGCCGCCGGAGCGACCAAGGAGAGCCGCGCGCTGCTCGGCGCCGCGCGAGTCGAGATCGGCCGTCGCCTCGGGTACCTGAACCCGGACGAGTTCGCCTTCACCTGGGTCGTCGACGCCCCGATGTTCGAGCCGGCCGCCGACGCGGTCGCCTCCGGAGACGTGGCCGTGGGTGCGGGCGCCTGGACGGCCGTGCACCACGCGTTCACCGGTCCGAAGCCCGAGTTCGAGGACACGTTCGACACCGACCCCGGCTCGGCCCTCGCCTACGCGTACGACATCGTGTGCAACGGCTCGGAGCTCGGCGGCGGGTCCATCCGCATCCACCGCGAGGACATCCAGAAGCGGGTGTTCGAGGTCATGGGCATCAGCGACGAGGTGGCCCAGGAGCAGTTCGGCTTCCTCCTCGACGCGTTCAAGTTCGGCGCTCCCCCGCACGGCGGCATCGCGCTCGGCATGGACCGCGTGCTCCAGCACCTGACCAAGACCGAGTCGATCCGCGACGTCATCGCCTTCCCGAAGTCCGGGAACGGCTTCGATCCCCTGACCTCCGCTCCCGCGCCGATCACCCCCGAGCAGCGCGCCGAGGCCGGCGTGGACTTCACCCCGGAGGACGAGGCCTGA
- a CDS encoding sulfite exporter TauE/SafE family protein: MLILIIVAAFSAGWIDAVVGGGGLLQLPALLLIPGIAPVQALATNKLASVFGTATSSITYYRRAKPDLRTALPMAVIALIGSFGGAAVATVLPPAAFKPIIVIALLAVALFTALRPQLGAATQLRFHGHKHHIMAGLAGLGIGFYDGMIGPGTGTFLVITLVALLGYDFLQASAKAKIVNLATNAGALLLFIPHGSVLWLLGGILAVANVGGSYLGSRMAISRGTTFIRVVFLVVVVALIAKLGVDVWNENLAPLFA; the protein is encoded by the coding sequence ATGCTGATCCTCATCATCGTGGCGGCGTTCAGCGCCGGGTGGATCGACGCGGTCGTCGGCGGCGGAGGGCTGCTGCAGCTCCCGGCGCTGCTCCTCATCCCCGGCATCGCCCCGGTCCAGGCGCTCGCGACGAACAAGCTCGCCTCGGTCTTCGGCACCGCGACCAGCAGCATCACCTACTACCGCCGCGCCAAGCCCGACCTGCGCACGGCGCTGCCGATGGCGGTGATCGCGTTGATCGGCTCGTTCGGCGGCGCGGCGGTCGCGACGGTGCTGCCCCCGGCCGCCTTCAAGCCCATCATCGTGATCGCGCTGCTGGCGGTCGCCCTGTTCACGGCGCTCCGTCCGCAGCTCGGGGCGGCGACGCAGCTGCGCTTTCACGGGCACAAGCACCACATCATGGCCGGGCTCGCGGGGCTCGGCATCGGGTTCTACGACGGGATGATCGGTCCGGGGACGGGCACCTTTCTCGTGATCACCCTCGTCGCGCTGCTGGGCTACGACTTCCTGCAGGCGAGCGCGAAGGCGAAGATCGTGAATCTCGCGACGAACGCGGGGGCGCTGCTCCTCTTCATCCCGCACGGCTCGGTGCTGTGGCTGCTCGGGGGCATCCTCGCGGTCGCGAACGTCGGCGGCAGCTACCTGGGTTCGCGGATGGCCATCTCCCGCGGCACGACGTTCATCCGCGTGGTGTTCCTCGTCGTCGTGGTGGCTCTCATCGCGAAGCTCGGCGTCGATGTGTGGAACGAGAACCTCGCCCCTCTCTTCGCCTGA
- a CDS encoding GNAT family N-acetyltransferase: protein MLAALPLPHPFASRSGDAVLRRATEADTDAVIALLADDPISAARGDVASAEDRPAYERGLREILTDPSNDLLVVELDGAVVGTLQLTSIPGMARRGARRLLVEAVRVRSDLRSSGIGSAVMRWVGDAAAPALGAAMVQLTSDAARTDAHRFYERLGYVGSHRGFKYTIPQR, encoded by the coding sequence ATGCTCGCCGCTCTCCCGCTTCCGCATCCGTTCGCGTCGAGGAGCGGGGACGCCGTGCTCCGGAGAGCGACCGAGGCTGACACCGACGCCGTCATCGCGCTGCTCGCCGACGATCCGATCAGCGCCGCCCGCGGCGACGTCGCCTCCGCCGAGGACCGCCCGGCGTACGAGCGCGGCCTCCGCGAGATCCTGACCGACCCCTCGAACGACCTCCTCGTTGTCGAACTCGACGGCGCCGTGGTCGGCACTCTCCAACTGACCTCGATCCCCGGCATGGCACGTCGCGGCGCCCGGCGGCTGCTCGTCGAGGCGGTCCGCGTCCGCAGCGACCTCCGGTCCTCGGGCATCGGCTCCGCGGTCATGCGCTGGGTCGGCGATGCCGCGGCACCCGCCCTCGGAGCCGCCATGGTGCAGCTCACCTCCGACGCCGCCCGCACCGACGCCCATCGGTTCTACGAGCGCCTCGGCTATGTGGGCTCGCACCGCGGCTTCAAGTACACCATCCCACAGCGCTGA
- a CDS encoding ABC transporter substrate-binding protein — protein MARSPRRARIGAGIALATTAVIALTSCASATDAPAAGDDAVDAASATSVEDFGSFAELEAAAKEEGQLNVIALPRDWANYGEILDLFAEKYPEITINEASPDVSSAEEIQAAETNKGLDTAPDVFDLGLTVALQNTDAFAPYKVQTWDDIPDELKEPTGLFVGDYGGYMSIGYDSSKFDAPAELSDLLSADYKGAVAINGDPTQAGAAFAAVGLATVQSDGTLDDFQPGIDFFADLQKAGNLLKVDVTTATVASGETPVVFDWDYLNAAHATDNPDWKVEVLDGTGYAGYYNQAINVDAPNPAAARLWQEFLYSDEVQNLWLKGGARPVRMEAMTEAGTIDEELASALPDAPEETVVPTEEQSENAGTLLGEKWAAAVQ, from the coding sequence ATGGCACGCTCCCCCCGCCGCGCGCGCATCGGCGCCGGCATCGCCCTGGCCACCACGGCCGTCATCGCACTGACCTCCTGCGCCTCGGCGACCGACGCCCCGGCTGCCGGTGACGACGCCGTTGATGCGGCGAGCGCCACCTCCGTCGAGGACTTCGGGTCGTTCGCGGAGCTGGAGGCGGCCGCGAAGGAGGAGGGGCAGCTCAACGTCATCGCCCTCCCGCGCGACTGGGCGAACTATGGCGAGATCCTCGATCTGTTCGCCGAGAAGTACCCCGAGATCACCATCAACGAGGCGTCGCCCGACGTCTCCAGCGCCGAGGAGATCCAGGCGGCCGAGACGAACAAGGGCCTCGACACCGCCCCGGACGTCTTCGACCTGGGCCTCACCGTCGCCCTGCAGAACACCGATGCCTTCGCCCCCTACAAGGTGCAGACGTGGGACGACATCCCCGACGAGCTGAAGGAGCCCACCGGCCTCTTCGTCGGCGACTACGGCGGCTACATGTCCATCGGCTACGACTCCTCGAAATTCGACGCCCCAGCTGAGCTGTCCGACCTCCTCTCCGCCGACTACAAGGGTGCCGTGGCCATCAACGGCGACCCGACCCAGGCCGGAGCGGCCTTCGCCGCCGTGGGCCTCGCGACCGTGCAGTCGGACGGCACGCTCGACGACTTCCAGCCGGGCATCGACTTCTTCGCCGACCTGCAGAAGGCGGGGAACCTGCTCAAGGTCGACGTCACGACCGCGACCGTCGCCAGCGGAGAGACCCCCGTCGTCTTCGACTGGGACTACCTGAACGCCGCACACGCGACCGACAACCCGGACTGGAAGGTCGAGGTCCTCGACGGCACCGGCTACGCCGGCTACTACAACCAGGCCATCAACGTCGACGCCCCGAACCCGGCCGCCGCACGTCTGTGGCAGGAGTTCCTGTACAGCGACGAGGTGCAGAACCTGTGGCTGAAGGGCGGCGCCCGTCCGGTGCGCATGGAGGCGATGACCGAGGCCGGCACGATCGACGAGGAGCTCGCCTCCGCTCTCCCCGACGCCCCGGAGGAGACCGTCGTGCCCACCGAAGAGCAGTCCGAGAATGCCGGCACGCTGCTCGGCGAGAAGTGGGCAGCGGCGGTCCAGTGA
- a CDS encoding ABC transporter permease: MTTAVAPGVDASASAPVTTAGPASHARARRSAPSTAWLGLVPFAAYVLLFLAVPTVLAIGSGFFDGDGAFTWTNVAALGDPVVLTAFANSAGLSLLTAAVGAIVGALVSYALLGMNPDGVVRRSVDAAAGVLAQFGGVMLAFAFIAMIGIQGVVTVVLRDTFGIDIFAEGTWLYELPGLILPYIYFQVPLMVITFLPALAALKPQWVEANLTLGGSRASFWLRIGLPVLAPSFLASLLLLFANAFSSYATAAALASQGSQIVPLQIRTALTSETLLGRENLAGALALGMIVVVGVVMALYSLIQRRAAQWQA, encoded by the coding sequence GTGACCACCGCCGTCGCACCGGGGGTGGATGCTTCGGCGTCCGCCCCCGTCACCACCGCCGGACCCGCGTCGCACGCGCGGGCCCGGCGGTCGGCGCCATCCACGGCGTGGCTGGGGCTCGTGCCCTTCGCCGCATACGTGCTGCTGTTCCTCGCCGTGCCCACAGTGCTCGCGATCGGCTCCGGGTTTTTCGACGGCGACGGCGCCTTCACCTGGACGAACGTCGCCGCCCTCGGCGACCCGGTGGTGCTCACGGCCTTCGCGAACTCGGCGGGCCTGTCGCTACTCACCGCGGCGGTCGGCGCGATCGTCGGCGCCCTGGTCTCGTATGCGTTGCTCGGCATGAACCCGGACGGCGTCGTGCGGCGCTCCGTGGACGCGGCGGCCGGGGTCCTCGCGCAGTTCGGCGGCGTCATGCTCGCGTTCGCCTTCATCGCCATGATCGGCATCCAGGGCGTGGTCACCGTCGTCCTCCGCGACACGTTCGGCATCGACATCTTCGCGGAAGGCACCTGGCTGTACGAGCTGCCCGGCCTCATCCTCCCGTACATCTACTTCCAGGTGCCGCTCATGGTCATCACCTTCCTCCCCGCCCTCGCCGCCCTGAAGCCGCAGTGGGTCGAGGCGAACCTCACCCTCGGGGGCAGCAGGGCGAGTTTCTGGCTGCGGATCGGCCTTCCGGTGCTGGCGCCGTCATTCCTCGCCAGTCTGCTGCTGCTCTTCGCGAACGCGTTCTCCTCGTACGCCACGGCCGCGGCGCTCGCGAGCCAGGGCTCGCAGATCGTCCCGCTGCAGATCCGCACGGCTCTCACCAGCGAGACCCTGCTCGGCCGGGAGAACCTCGCGGGAGCTCTCGCCCTCGGCATGATCGTCGTGGTCGGCGTCGTGATGGCGCTGTACTCGCTCATCCAGCGGCGCGCGGCACAGTGGCAGGCATGA
- a CDS encoding ABC transporter permease, with protein sequence MNGLAPSRATRAVIGIVVGAFFAVPLVSTFLFTLRGTDSLSFAHWTALLDPAASATLKPIWTGLGNSLVLAAVTVAIVLFLLAPTMILVNLRFPRLKAAFEFVALLPISIPAIVLVVGLAPIYLQIGRTVGTGTWTLAFAYGITVLPFAFRSIQASIDAADLRTLSEAARSLGAGWPTVVLRVLAPNLRQGLLAASLISIAVVLGEFTIASLLNRQVFQTAMVVVQKQDPFAPAIFTLLALLFVFLLLLLIGRVARGPRKARS encoded by the coding sequence ATGAACGGCCTCGCCCCGTCCCGCGCCACCCGCGCCGTGATCGGCATCGTCGTCGGCGCGTTCTTCGCGGTCCCCCTCGTGTCGACATTCCTCTTCACGCTGCGCGGCACGGACAGCCTCTCCTTCGCGCACTGGACGGCCCTCTTGGACCCCGCAGCGTCCGCGACTCTGAAGCCCATCTGGACGGGGCTCGGGAACTCCCTGGTCCTCGCCGCGGTGACGGTGGCGATCGTGCTGTTCCTCCTGGCCCCCACGATGATCCTCGTGAACCTGCGCTTCCCTCGGCTCAAGGCGGCCTTCGAGTTCGTCGCTCTCCTGCCGATCTCGATCCCCGCGATCGTCCTCGTGGTGGGGCTCGCGCCGATCTACCTGCAGATCGGTCGGACCGTCGGTACCGGCACCTGGACTCTCGCCTTCGCGTACGGCATCACGGTCCTCCCCTTCGCATTCCGCTCGATTCAGGCCTCGATCGATGCCGCCGATCTGCGCACGTTGTCCGAAGCGGCGCGCTCGCTCGGCGCGGGGTGGCCGACCGTCGTGCTCCGCGTGCTCGCGCCGAACCTCCGCCAGGGGCTGCTCGCCGCCTCACTGATCTCCATCGCGGTGGTGCTCGGAGAGTTCACGATCGCGTCCCTCCTCAATCGGCAGGTCTTCCAGACCGCGATGGTCGTGGTGCAGAAGCAGGACCCGTTTGCGCCCGCGATCTTCACGCTGCTCGCCCTGCTGTTCGTCTTCCTCCTGCTCCTGCTCATCGGCCGCGTCGCCCGCGGTCCGCGAAAGGCCCGCTCATGA
- a CDS encoding ABC transporter ATP-binding protein has product MTLDHALPRTKDNLLLAQAGEGTRVELQGIVKSYGGTRVLHGVDLDIAPGEFVSLLGPSGCGKTTLLRVLAGLEGADEGTVLLGGGDVSRVPTNRRDIGMVFQSYSLFPHLRVVDNTAFGLRRRGVGKTEAARRALDALALVGLADLADRFPHQLSGGQQQRVALARALVTEPRVLLLDEPLSALDAKVRVQLRDEIRRIQLRLGITTVFVTHDQEEALAVSDRIAVMNAGRIEQIGSPEELYTTPATAEVAAFVGLSSVVSGVAEDDHVVVWGQRLPLQTPADGPVDVYLRPENVRFTSAEEAATDALVEESTFLGSMRRTLVRTESGELVRVQHDPTVRPSFGDRVRIAVTPVPVVARPRG; this is encoded by the coding sequence ATGACCCTCGATCACGCTCTCCCGCGCACCAAGGACAACCTGCTGCTCGCGCAGGCCGGCGAGGGCACGCGGGTCGAGTTGCAGGGCATCGTCAAGAGCTACGGCGGCACGAGGGTGCTGCACGGGGTCGACCTCGACATCGCCCCCGGGGAGTTCGTCTCGCTGCTGGGCCCGTCCGGCTGCGGCAAGACGACGCTGCTCCGCGTGCTCGCCGGACTCGAGGGCGCCGACGAAGGGACGGTCCTCCTCGGCGGCGGAGACGTCTCGCGGGTGCCGACCAACCGGCGCGACATCGGGATGGTGTTCCAGTCGTACTCGCTGTTCCCGCACCTCCGCGTCGTCGACAACACGGCCTTCGGGCTCCGTCGTCGGGGTGTCGGCAAGACCGAGGCGGCTCGGCGTGCCCTCGATGCGCTCGCGCTCGTGGGCCTCGCCGACCTCGCCGACCGGTTCCCGCATCAGCTCTCCGGTGGCCAGCAGCAGCGCGTGGCCCTGGCGCGAGCCCTCGTCACGGAGCCCCGCGTGCTGCTGCTCGACGAACCGCTGTCGGCGCTCGACGCCAAGGTGCGCGTGCAGCTCAGGGACGAGATCCGTCGCATCCAGCTGCGCCTGGGCATCACGACCGTCTTCGTGACGCACGACCAGGAGGAGGCGCTCGCGGTGTCGGACCGGATCGCGGTCATGAACGCGGGGCGCATCGAGCAGATCGGGTCCCCGGAGGAGCTGTACACGACTCCCGCAACCGCCGAGGTGGCGGCGTTCGTGGGGCTCTCCAGCGTCGTGTCCGGCGTCGCCGAGGACGATCACGTCGTCGTGTGGGGGCAGCGCCTCCCGCTGCAGACGCCCGCCGATGGCCCCGTGGACGTGTACCTCCGTCCGGAGAATGTCCGGTTCACGTCCGCGGAGGAGGCCGCCACCGATGCCCTCGTGGAGGAGAGCACGTTCCTCGGCAGCATGCGGCGGACCCTCGTGCGCACGGAGTCGGGGGAACTCGTCCGCGTGCAGCACGATCCCACCGTGCGCCCGTCGTTCGGCGACCGTGTCCGCATCGCGGTGACCCCTGTCCCGGTGGTCGCGCGCCCGCGCGGCTGA
- a CDS encoding amino acid ABC transporter ATP-binding protein, with translation MSTDLIDVQAPAIVIQDLHKSFGDNEVLKGIDLTVLAGEVVCVIGPSGSGKSTLLRSVNLLEEPTGGKVLIEGIDITDPDIDIDRVRTRIGMVFQSFNLFPHLSVLGNLTIAQQRVKKRSKAEAEKVARAMLERVGLAEKADAYPGHLSGGQQQRVAIARALCMNPDMMLFDEPTSALDPELVGEVLQVMRSLADEGMTMLVVTHEMGFAREVGSRLIFMDGGYIVEEGDPREVLANPQHQRTKDFLSRVL, from the coding sequence ATGAGTACCGATCTGATCGACGTGCAGGCCCCGGCGATCGTCATCCAGGACCTGCACAAGAGCTTCGGCGACAACGAGGTGCTCAAGGGCATCGACCTGACGGTGCTCGCCGGCGAGGTCGTCTGCGTGATCGGCCCGTCCGGGTCGGGCAAGTCGACGCTCCTGCGCTCCGTGAACCTCTTGGAGGAACCGACGGGCGGAAAGGTGCTCATCGAGGGCATCGACATCACCGACCCCGACATCGACATCGACCGCGTGCGCACCCGCATCGGGATGGTGTTCCAGAGCTTCAACCTCTTCCCGCACCTCAGCGTGCTCGGCAACCTGACGATCGCGCAGCAGCGGGTGAAGAAGCGCTCGAAGGCCGAGGCGGAGAAGGTGGCCCGCGCCATGCTCGAGCGCGTCGGCCTCGCGGAGAAGGCCGACGCGTACCCAGGGCACCTGTCCGGCGGGCAGCAGCAGCGCGTCGCGATCGCGCGGGCGCTGTGCATGAACCCGGACATGATGCTGTTCGACGAGCCCACATCGGCCCTCGACCCCGAGCTCGTCGGCGAGGTGCTGCAGGTCATGCGGTCGCTGGCCGACGAGGGCATGACGATGCTCGTCGTGACGCATGAGATGGGCTTCGCGCGCGAGGTCGGTTCGCGGCTGATCTTCATGGACGGCGGATACATCGTCGAGGAGGGGGACCCTCGCGAGGTGCTGGCGAATCCGCAGCACCAGCGCACGAAGGACTTCCTCTCCCGCGTCCTGTAA
- a CDS encoding amino acid ABC transporter permease: protein MALRRTTKQKLYRYTVYAVLIAIAVWIAFSTDWSRLGQLFFNPEVAAKMLPGIITTALVNTLWFTAVAFAGGLVLGVILALMKLSEIGPFRWIATVWIELFRGLPALLTIFAIGFIVPIALGVRAQELGGPVVLGLIGLVLVASAYMAETIRAGLQAVPKGQTEAARSLGMSPMKTTFWIVVPQGFRIIIPPLTNEFVLLLKDTSLLFVVGTFIWSKELTTFARDASTQNANGTPLIMAAILYLIVTIPLTRFSAWLERRMARTR from the coding sequence ATGGCGTTGAGGCGCACCACCAAACAGAAGCTCTACCGGTACACCGTCTATGCGGTGCTGATCGCGATCGCCGTCTGGATCGCATTCAGCACCGACTGGTCGCGGCTCGGACAGCTCTTCTTCAACCCCGAGGTCGCAGCGAAGATGCTGCCGGGGATCATCACCACGGCGCTCGTGAACACCCTGTGGTTCACGGCGGTGGCGTTCGCGGGCGGGCTCGTCCTCGGCGTCATCCTCGCGCTGATGAAGCTGTCCGAGATCGGGCCGTTCCGGTGGATCGCGACGGTATGGATCGAGCTCTTCCGCGGGCTCCCGGCGCTGCTCACGATCTTCGCCATCGGCTTCATCGTGCCGATCGCGCTCGGCGTGCGAGCGCAGGAACTCGGCGGACCCGTCGTGCTCGGGTTGATCGGCCTCGTGCTCGTCGCGTCGGCGTACATGGCGGAGACCATCCGCGCAGGCCTCCAGGCCGTGCCGAAGGGGCAGACGGAGGCGGCGCGATCGCTCGGCATGTCGCCGATGAAGACGACCTTCTGGATCGTCGTGCCGCAGGGGTTCCGGATCATCATCCCGCCGCTGACGAACGAGTTCGTGCTGCTGCTGAAGGACACCTCGCTGCTGTTCGTCGTCGGCACGTTCATCTGGTCGAAGGAGCTCACCACCTTCGCGCGTGACGCCAGCACCCAGAACGCCAACGGAACGCCGCTCATCATGGCGGCGATCCTCTACCTGATCGTGACGATCCCGCTCACGCGTTTCAGCGCGTGGCTGGAGCGTCGGATGGCGAGGACACGATGA
- a CDS encoding basic amino acid ABC transporter substrate-binding protein, which produces MSRRNLFAGLAIAATATLALAGCATGSSDAGSGGESAAGDEYGLVEAGKLTVCSDIPYPPFEFEGDDGEYTGFDIDLLGAIAEQLDLELSVQDVGFDALQSGTTLAAGTCDVGASAMTITDERKANIDFSDPYYDSLQSLLVRTDSGIESIDDLDGKNVGVQQGTTGEAYATENAPGATLVQYPSDGELWPAIQAGQIDAILQDQPVNLEHEKADSAYEIVETYETDESYGFAFAKGEKAELLDAVNGALKELKDNGEYQKIYDQYFTAN; this is translated from the coding sequence ATGTCCCGTCGTAACCTCTTCGCCGGCCTCGCGATCGCGGCCACCGCCACCCTCGCGCTCGCCGGATGCGCCACCGGGTCCTCCGACGCGGGCAGCGGCGGCGAGTCCGCCGCCGGTGACGAGTACGGCCTCGTCGAGGCGGGCAAGCTCACGGTCTGCTCCGACATCCCCTACCCGCCGTTCGAGTTCGAGGGTGACGACGGCGAGTACACCGGCTTCGACATCGACCTCCTCGGTGCGATCGCCGAGCAGCTCGACCTCGAGCTCTCCGTGCAGGATGTGGGCTTCGACGCGCTGCAGTCCGGCACGACCCTCGCCGCCGGCACCTGCGACGTGGGTGCCTCGGCCATGACGATCACCGACGAGCGCAAGGCCAACATCGACTTCTCCGACCCGTACTACGACTCGCTGCAGTCGCTCCTCGTGCGGACCGACTCCGGAATCGAGTCCATCGACGACCTCGACGGCAAGAACGTCGGCGTGCAGCAGGGCACGACCGGCGAGGCGTACGCCACCGAGAACGCGCCCGGGGCCACGCTCGTGCAGTACCCCTCCGACGGCGAGCTGTGGCCCGCCATCCAGGCCGGGCAGATCGACGCGATCCTGCAGGACCAGCCCGTCAACCTCGAGCACGAGAAGGCCGACTCCGCCTACGAGATCGTCGAGACCTATGAGACCGACGAGTCCTACGGTTTCGCCTTCGCGAAGGGCGAGAAGGCTGAACTCCTGGACGCCGTCAACGGTGCGCTCAAGGAGCTGAAGGACAACGGCGAGTACCAGAAGATCTACGACCAGTACTTCACCGCGAACTGA